The Oncorhynchus mykiss isolate Arlee chromosome 5, USDA_OmykA_1.1, whole genome shotgun sequence DNA window agctcccttcctatttgaagtcttttttggagagtattaaaaacaatgttctccctcctacaatgagtcaggggttaataacactgataTATAAGCCCAAAAAAGaagtgctgctcatcgataactggcgtccaatttgtcttcttaataatgactaAGAAAAttgcaaaaataattaaagaagtcctggatgcaatcattgatgaatcacagtctggcttcatgaggaatagACATCtctaacaatgtcagactagtattagacatacttgactactcagacgtaataactgaggatagcttcatattatttttagatttttataaagaatttgacacagtagagcatcagtttctcttccactcccttgagagacttggctttggggattttttatgtaaggctattaagactctctatgcaaatggtaacagttctatcaaattgaaatatggcacctcacatagatttgagttaaagagaggaattaggcaaggttgtcctatctctccgtacctgtttttattaatcacccaacttcttgcaaattctttaaataatagtcctgaacaaggtatttccatagctggtaaagaaattattataagccagctggctgatgatactacactttttctgaaagacgctaaccaaattcccatatcgatcaatgtgatacaatccttttccaaagcgtctggtctatatcttaacattaagaaatgtgaactcatggctgtcaaaaattgtgtgacaccttcatattatggtattccagtaaaagaagaacttacatatttaggcataaccattacaaaggatcagaagtctagaggcttactaaatgttaaccctcttattaaaaaaaccagaagaagctaaatcaatggctacagagggacttatctttaaaaggtagagtccgaataaccaaggctgaaggtatctctagactaacatatggtgctctatctttatatcttgacagtaaaataagcaaggagatagaccagatgcttttcaactttctgtggagaaactgtacccattacattaggaaaactgttgtaatgaatgGTGGACTaaattttctggactttactactttaaataatacttttaagatcaattggataaaacaattcctaagacccacttctatctggaattgtattcctcatcatgtcttctcttcttttggtggccttaacttcatgttgttttgcaattataacATTGACAAAGTTCCAATGAAACTTTCTGCTTTTtatcggcaggttttcttgtcatggtccttaatttataaacacaatttttctcgACAcggatattatatatggaataatcgggatatattgtataaaaataattatttgtttttagaatattggttccgaaataatatcctattggtgtctatcattgggtttacttgatagctacctacacaaatagctagctagaacaaagtgttaataagataaattcatttaaaaaggattaaaagcaatacaaataactggtaaatgcagagggtcttttactcggttataaagaattcttatcactttacaaggtccctgtaacacctaaagattttgcaattgttttagatgccattccctcaggtgttgctatgttattcaggaacatgtcaagacctgaccctcagagcctaccttctattgaccctgttgactcatcagtaggaaagatttgtttctcctttggtccattcaacaacagagcgatatgaaccttgtttcagcaggatgttatggaccttatgtcatgccttattgaaatggatttattgataatatctgttggaaaaaagtttgtatgttgccacacacatacctacttgttagcaaaattaaggaagtttcctttaaaattattcataaatattatcctgccaaccactatatgaagaagtttaaggaaaacatcaactcaaattgctccttttgtaatgaccacccagaaacagtgttgcatcttttttggcattgtattgtattgtattgtattgtattgtaagaaaactgtggcaagacatcagtaggtttataattgaacacgtTTATGAAGATTTTatactattgtggagagatgcaCTGTTTGGATTCCTTACATACAATAGAAATGTAATTCATTtaattattcttttggccaaatttcatatacacaaatgtatatttacaaacagaaaaccacattttcgtaccctacaaaaagaaattgaactgtattttaagacggttaaatgctctactaacaaaaaagctgttagaattgtaagtacatgtatgtcccttaaggtccttcaggtcctagctcgattgtccattgtttgtaatctatgtatgcttgtgttccctcatgtgctttatgtattgatttgttgttaataaaatatatatatatatttttttaaggtcAGTGGCGCGTTTGATCAGGAAGTGTCAATTCAGCGTGTCGCCATCTTGCTATCTGGAGGAGTTTTTGGAAACATTGCATGTGCAGTTTGAGGTACTCCAGGAAGTGACGTTGTAGGCTAGCTCAGTACTGCCAACTCTCATGGAGTATGTCAAGATGAAGGCCGACTGAGGTACTGCAGGCTGTCATGAGCAACTAAATGATCCTTTTAACTTAATCTGTGTGTGATTTTAAAGTAAATCGGTTCGAGGATATACATCTGGTGAAATAAAAGCCATTATTGGTACCATAATTgtgttcaaatgtttttttatatcCACGGATATTGACCACGAAGATCACCGTTTTCCAATTCACTATAGtgggggatcctgttttctgGAAACAATGCCTGGGGTACAGCGGTGTGCCTTAAACTTGAAATACTCAATGGTAGCTAATGTGGCTATTTTTTCCCCCTCCCATGATTTTAGTTCAAGTAGGATAGCAGCCTACACAATAAATAACtcatattatttattattatctgctaaccatgtgtatgtgacaaataaaatttgatttgaagggcACTTTGTCGTTGCTGTTCATGCCCTCTCAAatacacattgttagcagatgttaatgcgaatgtagcgaaatgcttgtgcttctagttccgaccatgcagtaatatctaacaagtaatctaacaatttcacaacaactacctaatacacacaagtgtaaaggaataaataagaatatgtacatataaatatatgagcGACGGCCGTGcggtataggcaagatgcagtggatggtatagagtacagtatatacatatgagatgagtaatgtagggtatgtaaacatagaaaagtggcattgtttaaagtggctagtgatacattacatcaagatggcaagattcttccattattaaagtggctggagttgggtcagtatgttggcagcagccactcaatgttagtgatggcagtctgatggccttgagatagaagctgtttttcagtctctcggtccctgctttgatgcacctgtactgacctcgccttctggatgataggggggtgaacaggcagtggctcgggtgattgttgtccttgatgatctttatggccttcctgttacatcgggtggtgtaggtgtcctggagggcaggtagtttgcccctggtgatgcgttgtgcagaccgcactaccttctggagagccttacggttatgggcggagcagttgccgtaccaggcggtgatacagcccgacaggatgctctcgattgtgcatctgtataagtttgtgaatgtttttggtgacaagccaaatttcttcagcctcctggggCTCCttaactttctaccctctccattactgtcccgtcgatgtggataggggggtgatccctctgctgtttcctgaagtcgacgatcatctcctttgttttgttgacgttgagtgtgaggttattttcctgacaccacactccgagggccctcacctcctccctgtaggttgtctcgtcgttgttggtaatcaagcctaccactgtagtgtcgtcttcAATCTTGATGGAGTttaggcgtgcatggccacgcagtcatgggtgaacagggagtacaggagagggctgagaacgattgcgttgtctgtggacctattggggcggtaagcaaattggagtcgttctagggtgtcaggtagggtggaggtgatatggtccttgactagtctctcaaagcactgcATGATGAcataagtgagtgctacggggcggtagtcatttagctcaatTACCTTAGCTTCCTTGGGAACACCTTCACTTGACAAGCACCACCGTCCAGCAACGGTGTGGGAGGTAGCTACCTAGTATCAGGGTGACAGTCACAGTAAGCACATACATGCAACAGTACACCCATCATCAGTACTTTTTTTCAAAAAGAAACAATCGTTGGTTTTATAACTGAACGTTTAAAATGATTTGTGtaaaactaacagtgaaatacaaAGACCAAACCGGGTATGGTAGCTCATTGTAAGGTTGTATGTTAGGAAAAAATATGTCTAACGTATAGCAGAGTGCTTTTGACACGCCCACTCCTTTAGACACACCCACTactttccacacgcccactcaTTTCGACACTCCCACAACTTTCCAAACAtccactcctttccacacaccAACTCCTTTCGACACGCCCACAACTTTCCTTTCGCTACATTGAGCTGCAGATACCCTCTTCTCCTTTTTTTCTTCTCCCCACACCAATACAAAAAGACACCTCTGGGACCTGTCTGGAACAGTATGCcatagagagcaatagtaatggcgTATTTTTGTAGGCTTTAACttgttggacaaagcctatggAAAAATTAATggcagctctatggtgagaaacatctcggTTCCTAAGGCAAAAACCCTGTGTTACCCGGGAGCACGAGAACAGGACATCACAAGGCTGCTTCcgactgttctaccacagatgccgggagctgacactgtcgtagtccatgtggggtcaaaaGACATCCGGAGAGCTAGCTTGGAACATTTTAaaggattttaaagaactgattttagcattaaaaGACTCCAAAAAACAGCCAATCatttcaggtccagtaccatcATTGGGCCGCGGGTGTGAAAAATTCAGCAGACTGCTGGCATTACAAATCTGTCTAAAATAttactgtagctctgctggagtTACTTTAATAGATTACTTTGACACCTGAAAACAGTAAGtactctacaggaatgacggcgtccatccaaatcatcttggctcctggactctgtccacgCACTTCAAGTCTGCGTTGAAACAATTACTTTTCAGTTgtccaagaccagctcagttaattcctaccattgtgacaatgagtcgtcataatgctgcatcaaatgtaccGTATCCtaggggcattggcaaacacaaCATAAGTAACTTAACTTTTGTGACCCTAATTGCAACGAATACCTCGGATTATACTACAGCtatgcagtaatcatgagcctGTGAACcagttacactgttagcactgaggcggtgtgccctagtaggaagaccactttgtgcagctcaccctgcactatcagctccaataTAAATAGCATGGGGAAGTCTACTTaagataagcttcccagtaaagcattaaaaacaatcaagcaacccagaaaaaagtgctaaaaatagcccatattaacatatgcagcctgagaaacaaggtccatgaagtcaataactagcttgtaacagatgacagtcatattctgactatctctgaaactcacttagataatacctttgacgATTCAGTGGTAGCAATTTATGGTTAAAACATCTAccgaaaatacagaaatgccaacACGGGcagtgttgcggtctatattcagaaccacattcctgtaaagcttagagacgatctaatgttaaatactgtagaagtaatatggctacaggttcatcataaactttgatttgatctgcctcacctaaatcccttgtgggaagctgctatagaccaccaagtgctaacagtcagtaactggataatatgtgtgaaatgcttgataatgtatgcaatatcaacagagaggtatattttctgggtgatttaaatattgactggctatcatcaagctgcccactcaaaaaTAAAACTGTAACCAGttcctgcaacctggttcaggttgtcagtcaacataccagggtatttacaaactGCACAGGAataaaatcatcaacatgtattgatcagaTCTTtaccaatgctgcagaaatttgctgTAAAGCTAAATCCAAATCTATatgatgcagtgatcacaatatagtagccatatgtAGGAAAAGCAACATTCCgaaggctgggcctaatacagTGTagaagaggtcatacaataagttttgtagtgattcatatgttgatgatgtaaaacaatatttgctggtctgtggtgtgtaatgaggagcaaccagacgctgcacttgacacatttatgaaattgctcattccagttactaataagcacgcacccattaacAAAATGACTGTAacaactgttaaatccccttggaatgatgaggaattgaaaaatggtacggttgagagggatgaggcaaaaggtatggcaaataagtctggcagcccaactgattggcaaacttactgcaaattaagaaatcatgtgactaaactaaataaaaataaactacactatgaaacaaagataaattatatgaAGAataatagtaaaaagctttggggtaccttaaattacattttggggaaaaaaggcaactcggctccatcattcattgaatcagatggctaattcatcacaaagccaactgatattgcaaactactttaatgaccttttcattggcaagataagcaaacttagggatgacatgccagcaacaaacgctgacactccacatccaagtatatcggaccaaattatgaaagacaagaattgtacttttgaattccgtaaagtcagtgtggaagaggtgaacaaagtattgttgtctatcaacaatgacaagccacctgggtctgacaatctggatggaaaattactgaggataatagcagacgctATGGCCACATCATCAACATAAGCcaactagaaagtgtgtgccctcaggcctggaggaaagctaaagtcattccgctacccaagaatagtaaagcgcccttttaatttttttaaacctttatttaactaggcaagtcagttaagaaactattttttattttcaattacagcctaggaacagtgggttgttcaggggcagaattgtTTACctatcagcctgttaccaacccttagtaaacttttggaaaaaattgtgtttgaccagatacaatgctatttttacAGTAAAcgaattgacaacagactttcagcactcttatagggaaggacattcaacaagcacagcatgtacaaaaatgactgatgattgactgagagaaattgatgataaaaatactgtgggggctgttttgttaagacttcagtgcagcttttgacattatcaatcaaagtatgctgctggaaaaacgtgtgttatggctttataccctctgctatattgtggataaagagttacctgtctaacagaacacagagggtgttctttaatggaagcctctccaatataatccaggtagaatcaggaatttccCAGGGCAgcagtctaggccccttacttttttcaatctttactaacgacataaCGCTGGCTATGAGTAAAGCCATTgcgtctatgtatgcagatgactcaacactatacacgtcagctactacagcgactgaaatatGACTGctacacttaacaaagagctgtagttagtttcagaatgggtggcaaggaataagttcaAAATATTTAGgaataaaactaaaagcattgtatttgggacaaaacactcactaaaccctaaacctcaactaaatcttgtaataaataatgtggaaattgagaaagttcaggtgactaaactgcttggcgtaagtaaccctggattgtaaactgtcatgttcaaatcatattgatacaacagtagataagatggggagaagtctgttcATAATGAAGCACGGCTCTACcctcttaacagcactatcaaaaaggcaggtcctacaggccctagttgttgcacctggactactacacactacagtcgtgtggtcaggtgccatgaatggcccttgaatgtacaCATAGagataacattaataatatgcatgtcaacctctcctggctcaaagtggaggagagattgatatCATCACTACCTGTATTtgtgacatgttgaatgcactgagctgtctgtttgaactactggcacacagttcggacacccatgcataccccacaaaacattaaacaagaagtctcttcacagtccccaagtccagaacagactattggaggcacacagtactacatagagcaatgactacatggaactctattccacatcaagtaactgatgcagcagtaaaattaggaacagcggggactgtgaagcaacacaaacataggcacaaacacatgcaaacacacacacacacacaataacatatgcagtatacacacacatacacatggatttagtactgtagatatgtggtagtggtggagtaggggcctgagggcacacagtgtgttgtgaaatctgtgaatgtattgtaatgtttttaaatttGTATAAACtgtcttaatgttgctggaccgcaggaagaggagctgctgccttggcagctaatggggatccataataaatacaaatgtagtTTTTATAGGGTTTTTGGATAAATGCCTGTGATAAACACAGGCTTAGaagatcttatacgttttgttctttGAGATAAAGAGTATGAGCCAACGTCGCTTTTTCTGAATTGATGTAATAAAAAGGCAAGTCTTCTTAAAgttcatgttaactgactgatatctcATAGGACAAAACATATAAGCTCTcataagcctgtgttaacctcagaccttattttcagcatttatcccaaaaccctattctttccccCTTAGGAATGACTGAAGGAGCATGAGGTAAATAACTTCAGTTTATGACTACAAGCTGGAGAGCTCTATTGGCAAAGCCcccacatttttttaaaacattttttttttttgaaaatccTACCCAAGGTAGAAGTTACAAAACACAACCAAGCTTTTTCACATCTCTAATGTCTCTCATTTATGAAATGTATGGTCGTGtaaaaatattgttttatttcctttcaatgtgtgttgcattatgggtaTAACTGCATGAACTTCACAAATACCATGTGATCAAAGGTACAATGTAAACACATATTTACTGTTTGAGGGTGTGATATGGGGGGGCTGGAGACATGTTCATTTTGACATTCTAATAAAAACTTTTATTaacaatggcaacactgccatgttgcaTAGAGCCTTGCTGTAGGGAAACCCCAACCATGGAGATCGGGCACTCATCTtcgtatctgtgccattatagcacCGGTTACAGCATGGCCAGAGCCATTGAGGGAATCTCCATTTTGACGTAGTCAATTTTCTTCAAtgttggctgatccctcctgatgactccaacagggtcaccaggagggatcagccaatgaagttggaagtcccacccagttgactacattaaaatggtggaagccctcagtGACTCCTCCTAGGATAATACGGCCTTTTGGCCACTAAAGGCCTCTTTCCCTATGACCACAACACTGATTTTCGTACGTCGCATACGCACTTCCTCCGAATTCACTCGTTGACAACAGGCGGAAATATTAACGAATGTAGACTTCAATTTTTGGTAGCTGGTTAAAAGACAACGTTCCAagttccccctcccccccacgggtgcatgttttggtttttgccctagcactacacagcagaTTCAAATAACAATCAACTCATCAACAAGCGTTgactatttgaatcagctgtgtagtgctagggcagaaAAACAAAACGTGGAACCAGGCCCCCCCCAAGTTTTAGAAACCCTACTGTAATTGGCTAAGGAAAACAAAGGGTCCCGCCACAGAAACGTGATGTTTTTCTCTCAAAGGACTCTTTAGTGTATTTCAGGGCATGGAGGGTTATCGACCCTTGGGGGACACCCTGGAGTTTTCTCCAAatccaacatggctgccataatAGCATTTGATGGGGGTTTAATCATCTGTAAATATGAGTTTTGCAAATAAGATACATCTTTTAGAATTGTGTACTACACTTAAGACATTTACAACTATTCTGGTGTAATTAAAATCTATTGGGAATACAATATGGCCACCATCATTACACTCAGTTCCAACTTGTGACCAAACGCATACAAACACTGCCCAATAGAGATTTTATTTAGAGGCAAAATATATGCTCCAGTATGAAAATGAAAATTCTGGGGTtggggtggacacacacacacacacaggggttgaGATGGATAGCCGATCGCCCTCAAAAGAAAGACATCTTGCCATGAACCCGGAAGCGGTACACACAGGTGTAGTCCTGGTGACCCCAGTTGTTGAGGACATGGAGCTCCACATACCGATACACTGCAGTAGGGTtctgagggagaggggagagcgagagaggtccAAGCATATTTAATTTTGAGAAGTCTTACTCAACCCATTGTTTTGCATACACATTAGCCCCAAAAGGTATCATCTACCTGTCTCATTAGCCTGCATCTTTACTATGAGTATCTAATAGTTTGTCAGCATTTGACTCACAGGCAATTCGAACGTCTGTAGGGGATCTCCAGCCTGGTCATATGTAAACATTCCGAGTAGTGATCCCTCTTCGCCGACAGTAGACATTCCCTACACAGAAATAATGTGTGAGACGTGTGAGGGAGTCAATTAAAAGGTATTCAACATAGCACTAAAACATCCCTGTGCAAATTGTCCCACTGTAATTTCTGTGGTACAAAAAAGGAAatagtctcagagtaggagtgctgatcaggGAAGGAAAGAGCCACCCCCTACTCAGAGATACTGTGAATACAGGCACTGGGGTCGGAGGTAACTCACGTAGACTGCAAAGTCCTTGGGGGCGCTGTCGATGCGCCCATTAGGGGAGACTGCAGTGGAGAGGTGTTCCAGAGAGACGTGGGTCACGTGGATGGGGTGAGACAGGGCAATGGTCATAGTGCCCTGGGCCCCAGGAAACGGCCAACACTTGCCAGGCAGCACCTGCTGGCCCTGCGGGGATGAAAGATGATCGGTCTTTAACTCTAGAGCAgcgtttcccaaccctggtcctccagtacccccaaccctggtcctccagtacccccaaccctggtcctccagtacccccaaccctggtcctccagtacccccaaccctggtcctccagtacccccaaccctggtcctccagtacccccaacagtacacggTTTCATTATAGCCCTGGACAAACACCTCATTCAACCTACTGAGTGTTTGATGATTagctgacaagttgaatcaggtctGCTTGTGCAGGGTTACAAGACATTTTTTACATATGGAATTGTTAAGAttgtcataccaaggatcatttagctatttgatttttaattttcaaaacaaaatataaaacaattattttgatgaaacattgaatttggcattaCTGATATTACCCATAGAAATACATTGTATAACATATTCACTACATGGTACAGACATTTCCCACAGCTGtgtactcaattttatacacctgtcagcaacgtgtgtggctgaaatagaatccactaatttgaaggtgtccacatatttttgtataCACAACCactaaagtttggggtcacttataaatgtccttgtttatgaaagcacattttttgttcattaaaataaaattgatcagaaaaacagtgtagacattgttaatgttgtaaatgactattgtagctggaaacagatgatttttaatggaatatctacataggcgcaccgaggcccattatcagcaaccatcactcctgtgttacaatggcacgttgtgttagtttataattttaaaaggctaattgatcattagaaaacccttttgcaattatgttagcacagctgaaaactgttgctctgatgaaagaagcaataaaactggccttctttagactagttgagtatctggagcatcagcatttgtggttttGATTACATGCGCAAGTCCCATGatgcttgtgggggtcgtagagcaaaagagagaccaccattgtgttcgtgagagtctcatcataatattttgtaggccaaaccgttaaGACATTTGTGAGAAAACCGGTTTTCGgagtctcatggtctgacaaacatcactCTAGCTCTGCCACTTGTCAGAGATATCagtggatgtggtggattgagacaacccatacaaaaaaaaaaacatctcaaggtGAAACagacggattttgatggggatttttgtatCATGTTAGACTTCTGCAGGCAGACAACATTGTAGGAGAAGGGTTAACCTGTATTTAAACATGGTGGTCACAATGACAGACTTCAGAAAGATAAATATTAGGTACCTGaatgacacagagggagagagagaggtaccaaCCTGGATGACAGTCCGGGGGGTCTCCGCAGGATACCACAGGGGAATCCCCAGGAAGCTCACGCAGGCCGAACGGGTCTGATACGTCTCAGAGCATCTGCTGGTTACAATACTGCCACCTACACACacgccccacacacacagtgaatatTTCTGTGACATATACAAAGAATATGCTGAAGtacagtgatgatgtcacaaaCCTTGAGACTCCAAGGCAAAGTCAGGCAGTCGGTCCGCCAATGGACGACTGCAATCCTTTATCAACGGTTTCACGTCCCATCTCTCATTCTGCCAGACACAATCACACACCATGATGATGCGTTTTTAAAAAGTTGACATCTGCTTATTTCACCAGAAAATAAATCAACCCACCTGGGCCAGTCGGTCACTCAGCCATTTCTCCATGGCCTCTTTAAAAGCAGGCGTCATGTGTATGTTTTCTGGTGTGGGAGCAGGGGGAGGATGGTTTTGAATTGAGGTCACCTGTTGCTGCAGCTAGAGAACACAGAGATCACGCACATtaggagaagtgtgtgtgtgtgtatgcacatgtGCCTGCGTGTACGTGCGTGTTACCGTATCACTGGTGTCCTCCAGGGCTCTGACCAGCTGTGTGGTAATGGATTGTTCCTCTTGGAAATCAGACATCTTGCTGCTGAACTCTGCAGCGTCCTGGGCCAGACGCTCTCCGGCagcagagacagaaatagagacactacaatagaatagaatgaaacacaaaataaatgtattttctacattgtgagaATCAGATATTTGTCTtctagaatagaatacaacattACTTATTTTAATGGGCTAGGAGCTATATGGGTTGTTTCAAGACTGGTCCACACTCACCTGTTCACTTTCTCTCTGACGTTGTTAATCTCACTCCTTACTCCCCTCATGTCTATATTCAGTCTTTGTACCATCTGCTGGTGGACAAAGTTTA harbors:
- the LOC110523194 gene encoding SUN domain-containing protein 1 isoform X1, giving the protein MSRRSARLLNGGYYDQSSDDESSGSIVSYKESPVPRLFNKRKMRTGGLKGIQNPNRPINGDELIGMVPTVRAVQRRQTFLSPTVAPVPVTPAASVALQPRMSSSSIGFARIDSSGYCSDSEELLRAKTCSSGIGTRASASCSWSCFPNGLPSWFVIFLLPVLLTFLFVFPIVFPTMNLNLPMNRPTQPDSPLDLTPKATYGSPIMDSALKNKMDTIQREIEILKQKAHQHQGISQQMVQRLNIDMRGVRSEINNVREKVNSVSISVSAAGERLAQDAAEFSSKMSDFQEEQSITTQLVRALEDTSDTLQQQVTSIQNHPPPAPTPENIHMTPAFKEAMEKWLSDRLAQNERWDVKPLIKDCSRPLADRLPDFALESQGGSIVTSRCSETYQTRSACVSFLGIPLWYPAETPRTVIQGQQVLPGKCWPFPGAQGTMTIALSHPIHVTHVSLEHLSTAVSPNGRIDSAPKDFAVYGMSTVGEEGSLLGMFTYDQAGDPLQTFELPNPTAVYRYVELHVLNNWGHQDYTCVYRFRVHGKMSFF
- the LOC110523194 gene encoding SUN domain-containing protein 1 isoform X2, yielding MSRRSARLLNGGYYDQSSDDESSGSIVSYKESPVPRLFNKRKMRTGGLKGIQNPNRPINGDELIGMVPTVRAVQRRQTFLSPTVAPVPVTPAASVALQPRMSSSSIGFARIDSSGYCSDSEELLRAKTCSSGIGTRASASCSWSCFPNGLPSWFVIFLLPVLLTFLFVFPIVFPTMNLNLPMNRPTQPDSPLDLTPKATYGSPIMDSALKNKMDTIQREIEILKQKAHQHQGISQMVQRLNIDMRGVRSEINNVREKVNSVSISVSAAGERLAQDAAEFSSKMSDFQEEQSITTQLVRALEDTSDTLQQQVTSIQNHPPPAPTPENIHMTPAFKEAMEKWLSDRLAQNERWDVKPLIKDCSRPLADRLPDFALESQGGSIVTSRCSETYQTRSACVSFLGIPLWYPAETPRTVIQGQQVLPGKCWPFPGAQGTMTIALSHPIHVTHVSLEHLSTAVSPNGRIDSAPKDFAVYGMSTVGEEGSLLGMFTYDQAGDPLQTFELPNPTAVYRYVELHVLNNWGHQDYTCVYRFRVHGKMSFF